TCTGCACTGAATTAGACGTCAGACCTACCGCCCCTCGGATTTGAGAGAATGCGGCAGAGTTatcgctgccgctcgcgcttgCTGTTAGCCGTCTGTCGTCACGTTGCGTGCGATTCTCCTCTCACGGTTACGGCGCGACAACCTTCTTTCGAGTTTAGGGAAGAGCGCAAGCGTTTCCTGCGTCAGCCCTCGCAGCGCAGAAACCGGGGGCAagtcgctgcgcgagcgacaccctctgctgtctctgcgcgctaTAGGAGTCGGCAGCGAGAGACCGGCCTATAGGTGTCTCGCTTTTCTGAGATTCGAGTTTTGAAACCCGAATGCTTATACGACGACACTTTAACCCTAAACTGACTCGGCGCGTCTCAGTCTCAGATTCTATCGAAATTTAAAGTTCAAAGAGCTTCCCCTGCGATGCAGCGTGCGGGCGCAACGCGAGAGACAACGAGCCCGCGGAACCCCTGTCCATATACCTGCGCCTAAAATACGGATATTCCGCGATTACGGAGACAGAAACGTCTTCTATTTTCGCCAGACACCCCAGAAACCTACACACATaaatatacacatacatatatccATGTATATGTACGTGGCGTAAATTGAGGTAGTACGTCACTCGCGTTCTCCGCAGGCATCCCTGCATCTCATGTCGGCATAGGCCCCCTGCACACAGTCCCCAGTTCTGCAGTGAAGCATTCGGTGAACTAGCAACGACATCTGGCGCTGCCTTGctctcccctcctcccccccctcccccccccctcccgacCCCCGCGGCAGAGCATATAAAGGCGCCTCGAGTCCTGCACATAtgtccatatatatatacataagtatatatatgaatatatgtatatatgctaGAATGAGTTACAAGAGAGAAGGGTCGACGATGGCCTTGAGGGTCTTGGGTCGGATCGAGAAAACGCCGAGCTCCATTGTGCTCCAGGGCAGGAAGGGCGccacggcgacgaagaggcgtcCTTCGCCGATGCGCACGGAGGCGGGGAAGAAGCTCGAGGGCTGTGCAGGAGCCACGAAGACAAGGATGAACCTCGGGTCGCTCGGCGGAAAGGGGACTTCAATCTCCACGTGGAGCGCCGAGAACGGCCTGCGCTTCAGCTGCCACACAGCCGCAGGAAAGAAGCCGTCGCCACCTGGCGCCGATGCAGCGTGGAGGAGGCCCTCGCGGTTCGCCTTCAGCGTGAGACGcagggggggacgggggagggcagcgggcgttcgtccgcggccgctggcggcgagcgcctccaacgcctgcaggagccgcgcgccctcctcctcctcctccctcgtccgccttcttcgcgtcttctccgcggcggtgcCCCAGGAGAAAAGACCAGAAAACCAGGACTGAgacgcgcgcccgtcgccctcgctgtcgcctccctGCGAGGCCAGCAGCTttgccgccagctgcggcaCAGCTTCGTTGAGAGTCGCCTCGAGCTCCCACTCGCCCACGAGGCTGTCCTCTGTGACGGGAGAGTCAGACGACGCGATGAAGCTCGGCGCGAGGAaacgcggagagccgcgcgcgttcCACTCTCGCTTGCGCCTcaacgaggagacgccagccgcgtcgtcctctctccccgcgtcctcctctctccccgcggcgccgtttgCGGCGGTgcgggcgagcgcagaggccgaggcaGGCCCTGTCGCGCGGTCGGCGCTGCGACCGGCACAggacggagagggagaggaagagggagaaagagaagcggaaaacagagagccgcgcagggGCGAGTGCATCGCCAGGGGGGTTTtgacggagagagacgggaaCAGACGCG
Above is a window of Besnoitia besnoiti strain Bb-Ger1 chromosome Unknown contig00007, whole genome shotgun sequence DNA encoding:
- a CDS encoding uncharacterized protein (encoded by transcript BESB_075280) → MQARPRLASSSPFLGFSFRGCGFFSRVFLLLARLSLLESVSSSLHSAEALAGSSPRGYRTVAFSPRLFPSLSVKTPLAMHSPLRGSLFSASLSPSSSPSPSCAGRSADRATGPASASALARTAANGAAGREEDAGREDDAAGVSSLRRKREWNARGSPRFLAPSFIASSDSPVTEDSLVGEWELEATLNEAVPQLAAKLLASQGGDSEGDGRASQSWFSGLFSWGTAAEKTRRRRTREEEEEGARLLQALEALAASGRGRTPAALPRPPLRLTLKANREGLLHAASAPGGDGFFPAAVWQLKRRPFSALHVEIEVPFPPSDPRFILVFVAPAQPSSFFPASVRIGEGRLFVAVAPFLPWSTMELGVFSIRPKTLKAIVDPSLL